Within the Salvia hispanica cultivar TCC Black 2014 chromosome 4, UniMelb_Shisp_WGS_1.0, whole genome shotgun sequence genome, the region AATCAAGTAAGAAGAAACTGCACAGGAACAAGTAAAAGTGTAAATATCAAAAAGCTTGAAACATTTCTCTGCTGAGAAATGAGATCTAATGCATTAATTAGCCTTAAACGACCTCAATTTCACCGGCCCTTTTTCCTCGACCTGAAAGGGAAACTTGAAGGTGGCGATGGAGAGAACTCGAATGGCAAGTGGGGTGGCTCCGACTTGCCAGAGAGCATCTCCACGATCTCCTTCATAGACGGACGCTTATTAGGCGCCCGTTGCAAGCAGAGAAGGGCAATGGTGATGCACAACGTCGCCTCTTCTCTGTCCAACGACTGTATACTCGAATCCACGAGATCCAAGAGCTTCCCGTTCAAGGCTAACTGCCTCGCCCATGATATCAGATTAGCCCTCTCAAACTCCGACATGGGCGAGGCCGTGACCTGCAAGGGCCTCCTCCCCGACACCACCACCAACACCAGCACCCCGAAGCTATAGACGTCGCACTTATCCGAGACCTGCGCTCCGCCCCCATACTCGGGAGCAATGTAGCACACAGTACCCCTCATACTAGGTGTGCTACTAATCCCACCACTCTTTGGGATGTCACCATTAGTCCAATCTTGACTGTTCCTCCTCCCTGCACGAAACTCTCCGCTGAAACCGTCGAGCCACCGGTCAATGCTGGTACGGCTGCCACGACTCCGCCGCCTCTTCTTCTCCGGCACTCCATCATCATCCCTCTGCCACCACATTTCGCCCTCATTGTTATCCGATTTTAGcccccttttcttcttctttttcttcttggatAGCTCGTCGCAAAACTCCTCCTTCCACCATTCCCGTGGCTTCCTATTCTTTCTCTCCTTCCTCATTGCATCCCTATCTAATGAAGCCCACCATTCGAGCTTCTTCCCCGGCTTCTTTGTCTCTGCTTTCGATTCTTCGTTTATCGAGCTTTTCGACCTGATCCACTCCTTCTTTGGCCTCTCCTTACTGATCTCGCTCCCAATCCACTCCATTACGTAGTCCTTTACCCTGCCGGAATCCGATAAACCGCCCACATTTTCCTGCTTCCACCACCAATCTCCGGCGGCGTCACTCTTGCCTGCTCCAATTGCTCCTTTTCTGTTTCCACTCTCAACACTAATCCGATCTAAAATCCCTTCCGAAACACTGCCCTCCTTCTCCACAAGCTCAGATGGGGACGCCGCAGCATCAATTATCCTCACACAATAGGAATCCGGCGATTGCTCCACATTCACAACCACGGCATCCTCCGTCACGAAACTCTCGTTTTCCTCGATTATCGAGCAGTAATCATCGCCTTTCTTATGAATCTTCTTCTCCTCGTCCTCATCCTCCTCGACGAACATCTCCTCCGATTTGCTCAGCACCTGCGCCAATCCGAAATCGGCGATCTTCGCGTCGAAATTGGAGTCGAGCAGTATGTTGGAAGGCTTGATATCGCCGTGAATGATAGGCGGATCGCAGGAGAAATGCAGATAATCGAGGCCTTTTGCGATTGAAAGTATAATCGAAAACCGTTTCCCCCAATTCATGAGCTCCGCGCATTTCCGATCCAGCAGCGCATCCTGCAAGCTTCCGTTCTGCATGTACTCGTACACGAGGACTAgcttcttctctctcctctttttCCGGCGGACGAATTGAAGAAAACCGCAGGATGCGGCGGCGTCGGAGGTGGAGAATCCGAGCGCGCAGACGACGTTAGGGCAGCAGGCGGCGTCGATGCGCGAGGCGAGGGAGAGCTCGTTCTGGAACTCGCGGTCGCCCTGGATGGAGGCCTCGCTCATGAGCTTGACCGCGATTTCCTGGCCGGAGGGGAGGATGCCTTTGAAGACGGAGCCGAAGCCGCCCTGGCCGAGGCGGTTGGCAGCGGCGAACGAGTCGGTGGAGGCGCGGAGGAGCGAGTAGGAGAAGCGCTGCGGCGGAAACGGAGGCTTCATCAGATCTGCCG harbors:
- the LOC125223787 gene encoding receptor-like serine/threonine-protein kinase At2g45590; protein product: MPPPPHHRLLTPLLAAASALALIFASVVLYRKITRKRTVPADLMKPPFPPQRFSYSLLRASTDSFAAANRLGQGGFGSVFKGILPSGQEIAVKLMSEASIQGDREFQNELSLASRIDAACCPNVVCALGFSTSDAAASCGFLQFVRRKKRREKKLVLVYEYMQNGSLQDALLDRKCAELMNWGKRFSIILSIAKGLDYLHFSCDPPIIHGDIKPSNILLDSNFDAKIADFGLAQVLSKSEEMFVEEDEDEEKKIHKKGDDYCSIIEENESFVTEDAVVVNVEQSPDSYCVRIIDAAASPSELVEKEGSVSEGILDRISVESGNRKGAIGAGKSDAAGDWWWKQENVGGLSDSGRVKDYVMEWIGSEISKERPKKEWIRSKSSINEESKAETKKPGKKLEWWASLDRDAMRKERKNRKPREWWKEEFCDELSKKKKKKKRGLKSDNNEGEMWWQRDDDGVPEKKRRRSRGSRTSIDRWLDGFSGEFRAGRRNSQDWTNGDIPKSGGISSTPSMRGTVCYIAPEYGGGAQVSDKCDVYSFGVLVLVVVSGRRPLQVTASPMSEFERANLISWARQLALNGKLLDLVDSSIQSLDREEATLCITIALLCLQRAPNKRPSMKEIVEMLSGKSEPPHLPFEFSPSPPSSFPFRSRKKGR